From a single Thermus tengchongensis genomic region:
- a CDS encoding type II toxin-antitoxin system Phd/YefM family antitoxin: MERVPLRLLKNRLGFYLRKVRQGESLLLTDRGRPVARLVPEGSGLEARLQALATLGLLDLGEGRLPDREPVAYSRASVADLLVEER, from the coding sequence ATGGAACGGGTGCCCCTCCGCCTCCTCAAGAACCGTCTGGGCTTTTACCTGCGCAAGGTGCGCCAAGGGGAGAGCCTGCTCCTGACGGACCGGGGGAGGCCCGTGGCCCGCCTGGTGCCCGAAGGCTCAGGCCTCGAGGCCCGCCTCCAGGCTCTGGCCACCTTGGGCCTTCTGGACCTGGGGGAGGGGCGGCTTCCCGACCGGGAGCCTGTGGCCTATAGCCGGGCCAGCGTGGCGGATCTCCTGGTGGAGGAGCGGTAG
- a CDS encoding type II toxin-antitoxin system VapC family toxin yields MAPVVYLDTSALVKRYVAEAGSDEVRTLLRGAETVGTAAVAQVEMAAALAKAVRTGALAREEGQSALGAFLEDWPRLHRLRVTDLLLEMARDLAWREGLRGYDATHLVAALLWQETLGVPVLMATFDVGLWRVAAKYLKVWPPDMA; encoded by the coding sequence GTGGCCCCCGTGGTCTACCTGGACACCAGCGCCCTGGTCAAGCGCTACGTGGCCGAGGCGGGCAGCGACGAGGTGCGGACCCTCCTTCGTGGGGCTGAGACCGTGGGCACCGCGGCGGTGGCCCAGGTGGAGATGGCCGCCGCCCTGGCCAAAGCGGTGCGCACGGGAGCCCTGGCGCGGGAGGAGGGCCAAAGCGCCTTGGGTGCGTTCCTGGAGGACTGGCCCCGCCTGCACCGCCTGCGGGTGACCGATCTCCTCCTGGAGATGGCGCGGGACCTGGCCTGGCGGGAAGGTCTGCGGGGCTATGACGCCACCCATCTTGTCGCGGCCCTTCTCTGGCAGGAGACCTTGGGGGTGCCTGTCCTCATGGCCACCTTTGATGTGGGGCTTTGGCGGGTGGCGGCAAAGTACCTGAAGGTATGGCCTCCGGATATGGCTTAA
- a CDS encoding CAP domain-containing protein has protein sequence MRRKSPLPLPRLALAALSALVLLLSACQNLLQVTRPPVEALAGTGELLEARPGETRQVKVRLAQGAESAEVYLRLADPCAKDTSYCPGWDATRYPGVEHTRERFTLTANNPEATFTLSVAQDALPQGPFKWELVAVDQGGREWTFPVYLRIPYGDRGAVETLREWRARAGLPGVEEDPEWAWRAWLHSRYMAMNHPNELSHDEDLSQPFASEEGRSAGRVGNETHSFRRLNGQPSWSPDQNPVNAWMTGPFHRFNLTYPWPLRVGSGAYRDVGPVPGLGDGWGRSWFNFPNLSPWTSDRPVREVLFPAPGMPVPLATFGGRENPNPTYPCSHPEAPRQRPFLTQEGLTWDDGQGVVRNPIGFPVTLMTFAQQDTRVLEARVVRVSDQAVNPVCAYGSLQYWEDRSSWRDVGLRILQRLGAVIIFPHKPLTPGAEYEVYLKAEIGSQVWERSWRFQVE, from the coding sequence ATGCGCAGGAAAAGCCCCTTGCCTTTGCCCCGGCTTGCCCTTGCGGCCCTCTCGGCTCTGGTCCTCCTCCTCTCCGCCTGCCAGAACCTCCTTCAGGTGACCAGGCCCCCCGTGGAGGCCCTGGCGGGGACGGGGGAGCTCCTCGAGGCCCGCCCCGGCGAGACCCGCCAGGTGAAGGTCCGCCTGGCCCAGGGGGCGGAGAGTGCTGAGGTCTACCTGCGCCTGGCCGACCCCTGCGCCAAGGACACGAGCTACTGCCCCGGCTGGGACGCCACCCGCTACCCCGGGGTGGAGCACACCCGGGAGCGGTTCACCCTCACCGCTAACAACCCTGAGGCCACCTTCACCCTCAGCGTGGCCCAGGACGCCCTGCCCCAGGGGCCCTTCAAGTGGGAGCTGGTGGCGGTGGACCAGGGGGGCAGGGAGTGGACCTTCCCCGTGTACCTGCGCATCCCCTACGGGGACCGGGGGGCGGTGGAGACCCTGCGGGAGTGGCGCGCCCGGGCCGGCCTCCCCGGCGTGGAGGAGGACCCCGAGTGGGCCTGGCGGGCCTGGCTCCACAGCCGGTACATGGCGATGAACCATCCTAACGAACTGTCCCACGACGAGGACCTCTCCCAGCCCTTCGCCAGCGAGGAGGGTCGGAGTGCAGGACGGGTGGGCAACGAAACGCATAGCTTCCGGCGCCTGAACGGCCAGCCCTCTTGGTCTCCGGATCAGAACCCGGTCAACGCATGGATGACCGGCCCCTTCCACCGCTTCAACCTCACCTACCCCTGGCCCCTGCGGGTGGGCTCGGGGGCCTACCGGGATGTGGGACCGGTGCCGGGGCTCGGGGACGGTTGGGGGCGTTCCTGGTTCAACTTCCCCAACCTCTCCCCTTGGACCTCGGACCGCCCGGTGCGGGAAGTCCTCTTCCCGGCCCCGGGGATGCCGGTTCCCCTGGCCACCTTTGGCGGTCGGGAGAACCCCAACCCCACCTACCCCTGCTCCCACCCCGAGGCTCCCCGCCAGCGCCCCTTCCTCACCCAGGAAGGGCTCACCTGGGACGACGGCCAGGGGGTGGTGCGGAACCCCATCGGCTTCCCCGTCACCCTCATGACCTTCGCCCAGCAGGACACCCGGGTCCTGGAGGCCAGGGTGGTGAGGGTGTCCGACCAGGCGGTGAACCCGGTCTGCGCCTACGGGAGCCTGCAGTACTGGGAGGACCGCTCCTCCTGGCGGGATGTGGGCCTCCGGATCCTCCAAAGGTTGGGAGCGGTCATCATCTTCCCCCACAAGCCCCTCACCCCCGGAGCGGAGTACGAGGTCTACCTGAAGGCGGAGATCGGCTCCCAGGTGTGGGAAAGGAGCTGGCGCTTCCAGGTGGAGTAG